The following coding sequences are from one Odontesthes bonariensis isolate fOdoBon6 chromosome 10, fOdoBon6.hap1, whole genome shotgun sequence window:
- the LOC142390324 gene encoding 5-aminolevulinate synthase, non-specific, mitochondrial-like, which produces MDTVIRRCPFLAVAPSVYLHLAGRSSLVSYASRCPVMMDLASGPLARVLSTSAFVSKGTQTNDDKKQKVKLPPGHTTPPAGQAVGSKCPFLAAEMVQKNNGVVKEAGLELQEDVQEMHRTGKSGANLSVEDLVEVEKANAGASKSLFEPNSAEASHLLKDNFPKAAIFQYDRFFEKKIESKKTDHTYRVFKTVNRRAPSFPMADDYSESLQAKRDVSVWCSNDYLGMSRHPKVTQAVMDTVRKHGAGAGGTRNISGTSKFHVELEYELADLHDKDAALLFTSCFVANDSTLFTLAKMLPGCEIYSDAGNHASMIQGIRNSGVKKFIFRHNDAGHLRELLEKSDPSTPKIVAFETVHSMDGAVCPLEEMCDIAHKFGAITFVDEVHAVGLYGPRGGGIGDRDKVMNKMDIISGTLGKAFGCVGGYIASTNALVDTVRSYAAGFIFTTSLPPMLLAGAKESIKILKSEEGRMLRRKHQRSVKLLRQLLMDSGLPVVHCPSHIIPVRVADAVKNNEICDNMMSRYNIYVQAINYPTVAKGEELLRVAPSPHHTPQMMYYFVDRLVKTWKEAGLELKPHSSAECNFCQQPLHFELMSEREKAYFKGLSHMISAVA; this is translated from the exons ATGGATACAGTGATCCGCAGGTGCCCTTTTTTGGCCGTCGCACCCAGTGTTTACCTCCACCTGGCTGGGAGGTCTTCTCTGGTGAGCTATGCCTCAAGGTGCCCTGTGATGATGGACCTGGCCTCCGGACCACTGGCCAGAGTCCTGTCTACTTCAGCTTTCGTGTCCAAGGGCACTCAAACAAACGATG ataaaaagcaaaaagtcaAATTGCCCCCGGGTCACACCACACCACCTGCTGGTCAGGCCGTTGGCTCCAAATGCCCCTTCCTGGCTGCAGAGATGGTGCAAAAAAACAACGGCGTGGTAAAAGAGGCTGGGTTGGAGCTGCAAGAGGATGTTCAGGAGATGCACCGCACAG GAAAATCTGGTGCAAATTTATCAGTGGAGGATCTTGTTGAAGTAGAAAAGGCCAACGCAGGGGCTTCCAAAAGTCTCTTTGAGCCCAATTCTGCCGAAGCATCTCACCTGCTAAAGGACAACTTCCCCAAAG CTGCCATATTTCAGTATGACAGGTTTTTTGAAAAGAAGATTGAGAGCAAGAAAACAGACCACACATACAGGGTTTTCAAGACGGTGAACCGGCGTGCACCCTCCTTTCCCATGGCGGACGACTACTCCGAGTCTCTTCAGGCAAAGAGAGATGTGTCGGTGTGGTGCAGCAACGACTACCTCGGTATGAGCCGTCACCCAAAGGTCACCCAGGCTGTCAT GGATACTGTGCGGAAGCATGGTGCTGGCGCAGGAGGAACACGAAACATTTCAGGAACAAGCAAATTCCACGTGGAGCTTGAATATGAACTAGCTGACCTGCATGACAAGGATGCAGCGCTCCTGTTCACTTCCTGCTTTGTTGCcaatgactccacattatttaCTCTGGCAAAAATGCTACCAG GTTGTGAAATCTACTCTGACGCTGGCAACCATGCCTCAATGATTCAGGGCATAAGAAACAGTGGGGTCAAGAAGTTTATTTTTCGTCACAATGACGCCGGCCACCTAAGAGAGCTGCTTGAGAAGTCAGACCCGTCCACTCCAAAGATTGTTGCGTTTGAGACGGTGCATTCGATGGACG GAGCCGTGTGCCCTCTTGAAGAGATGTGTGATATTGCCCACAAGTTTGGTGCAATTACCTTTGTGGATGAAGTGCATGCTGTGGGTCTTTACGGGCCCAGAGGAGGAGGGATTGGAGACAGAGACAAAGTCATGAACAAAATGGATATCATCTCTGGTACCCTCG GCAAGGCATTCGGCTGTGTGGGTGGCTACATCGCCAGCACCAACGCCCTGGTGGACACGGTGCGCTCTTACGCTGCAGGCTTCATCTTCACCACATCCTTGCCCCCCATGCTGCTGGCTGGGGCAAAGGAATCCATTAAGATACTGAAGAGCGAAGAGGGCCGGATGCTCCGAAGGAAACATCAGAGGAGTGTCAAGCTGCTTCGACAGTTGCTGATGGACTCCGGGCTTCCTGTGGTCCACTGCCCGAGCCACATCATCCCAGTCAGA GTGGCAGATGCAGTGAAGAACAATGAGATTTGTGACAACATGATGTCTCGTTACAACATCTACGTCCAGGCCATCAACTACCCCACTGTAGCTAAAGGAGAGGAGCTGCTGCGCGTCGCCCCCTCACCTCACCATACCCCCCAGATGATGTACTACTTTGTCG ATCGGCTGGTGAAGACCTGGAAAGAGGCTGGTTTGGAGCTGAAGCCGCACTCCTCAGCGGAGTGTAACTTCTGCCAGCAACCTCTTCACTTTGAGCTGATGAGCGAGAGAGAGAAGGCCTACTTCAAGGGCCTGAGTCACATGATCTCAGCAGTGGCCTGA